The following proteins come from a genomic window of Dreissena polymorpha isolate Duluth1 chromosome 1, UMN_Dpol_1.0, whole genome shotgun sequence:
- the LOC127863429 gene encoding piggyBac transposable element-derived protein 4-like → MADGEISSDEWSDDEFIDQIGDFDLHHLDENDRQRLNSVLQNFENNPDNDTGDVDFFGNYETPDVFEWNSSYSVCCIKKFEEVPGPVRIYDTSASPLELFQVFYSNEIFQHITDCTNLNAQRKRAANPEEHKTTWTDVTITDIKVFYGVMLMMDIVKFDRDEMYFKDSTDTHFMLGSKIPEVITKERFFQIKRYLHFTYETNNHTDKLFKVRFMLDTLRKKFKSEYVPHEQMSVDESMVPFKGRLGIKQYMKDKPVKFGVKMWMAADSISAYCWNFDVYVGKRATQINQVFGLSAQVVIDLTKDLAGKGYTIYTDNFYTSPKLAHFLASKEIYTCGTVRTNRHGYPQELVKTKAEARQLPRGHFDWMQCGSLVATSWKDNKMVYFLSTAHMPELDQLTTSRKNKDGTIQRLPSTPCVEEYGRYMGGVDRNDQMTRLNKSKKSMRWYRKIERKLLELSVYNAYIIEGTIRDQKAPGKRKRDLMSFKLDLAHALVGTSRQRKRSAGRSRSENSENILRLDNISHLPAIGEGKDHVCVVCNERHNRYKRKHPEATYSENPFKRCKTTIKCSKCDKYLCCNTKNMCFTDFHTLVNL, encoded by the exons ATGGCGGACGGTGAAATTTCTTCGGATGAGTGGTCGGATGACGAATTTATTGATCAAATAGGTGATTTTGACTTGCATCATTTAGATGAAAATGACAGACAACGATTGAATAGTGTTTTacaaaattttgaaaacaatccAGATAACGATACAGGTGACGTCGACTTTTTTGGGAATTATGAAACACCTGATGTGTTTGAGTGGAACAGTTCCTACAGTGTATGCTGCATAAAGAAGTTTGAGGAAGTTCCAGGCCCTGTCAGAATATATGACACTTCTGCCTCCCCCTTAGAACTTTTCCAAGTGTTCTActcaaatgaaatatttcaacaCATAACAGACTGCACAAACCTAAATGCCCAGAGAAAACGTGCAGCTAATCCAGAAGAGCACAAAACTACATGGACAGATGTAACTATCACTGACATCAAGGTGTTCTATGGTGTTATGTTGATGATGGATATAGTGAAGTTTGATAGagatgaaatgtattttaaggACAGTACAGACACTCATTTCATGCTTGGGTCAAAAATTCCAGAAGTGATCACAAAAGAGCGATTCTTCCAGATCAAACGCTACCTTCACTTCACATATGAAACTAACAACCATACAGACAAACTGTTCAAGGTCCGATTCATGCTGGACACTCTGAGAAAGAAATTCAAGTCTGAATATGTGCCCCATGAACAGATGAGTGTAGACGAGTCCATGGTGCCATTCAAAGGACGTCTTGGTATCAAGCAATATATGAAGGACAAGCCTGTAAAATTTGGCGTCAAGATGTGGATGGCTGCCGACTCCATTTCAGCCTACTGTTGGAACTTTGATGTTTACGTTGGCAAACGGGCTACTCAG ATCAACCAGGTGTTTGGACTGAGCGCACAGGTGGTCATCGACTTAACCAAGGACCTGGCTGGGAAGGGTTACACCATTTATACCGACAACTTCTACACCAGTCCTAAACTTGCCCACTTCCTAGCCTCCAAGGAAATATACACCTGCGGGACAGTGAGGACCAATAGGCACGGTTATCCACAGGAACTGGTAAAGACAAAAGCCGAGGCACGACAGCTACCACGGGGCCACTTTGACTGGATGCAGTGTGGAAGTTTAGTAGCTACCTCATGGAAAGACAATAAAATGGTGTACTTTCTGTCTACTGCCCACATGCCAGAACTGGATCAGCTTACTACCTCAAGAAAAAATAAAGATGGGACGATACAGCGTCTACCATCAACTCCGTGTGTCGAGGAATATGGAAGATACATGGGTGGTGTCGACCGCAATGACCAAATGACGAGGCTGAACAAATCCAAAAAAAGCATGCGGTGGTATCGCAAAATCGAGCGCAAATTGTTGGAACTTTCAGTTTACAATGCATACATTATAGAAGGAACGATCAGAGACCAGAAGGCTCCAGGAAAAAGGAAACGTGACTTGATGTCCTTCAAGTTGGATCTGGCACATGCGCTTGTGGGAACTTCACGACAGCGAAAGAGATCCGCTGGGCGAAGTCGGTCAGAAAACTCAGAAAATATTCTTCGCCTGGACAACATCTCCCACCTGCCAGCAATCGGTGAAGGAAAAGACCATGTTTGCGTTGTGTGCAACGAGAGGCACAACAGGTACAAGAGGAAGCATCCGGAAGCTACCTATAGTGAAAATCCTTTCAAGAGGTGCAAAACAACAATCAAGTGCAGCAAGTGCGATAAGTATTTGTGCTGCAACactaaaaacatgtgtttcacagACTTCCACACACTGGTGAATTTGTAG